Proteins from one Telopea speciosissima isolate NSW1024214 ecotype Mountain lineage chromosome 1, Tspe_v1, whole genome shotgun sequence genomic window:
- the LOC122653574 gene encoding transcription factor KUA1-like, which yields MTRRCSNCSNNGHNSRTCPNRGVKLFGVRLTDGSIRKSSSVGNLMHYTGSNGNNRHNNGNNPCLQGETPEHGAAADGYASEDLVPGSSSRRERKKGVPWTEEEHRMFLLGLQELGKGDWRGIAHYHVQSRTPTQVASHAQKYFIRQRNMSRGNRRSSVFDVIADESVNTLPSASQELFPISNSQAENQSNNLLPAPPAVEEESLGHSRPSSLSLKWLEGSTRQSALHPKLSTGGSDMDTSSSDWLGL from the exons atgaCTAGGAGGTGTTCCAATTGCAGTAACAATGGGCACAATTCAAGAACGTGCCCCAACAGAGGAGTCAAGCTCTTTGGTGTCCGTTTAACAGACGGATCAATCAGGAAGAGTTCTAGTGTGGGAAATCTAATGCACTACACTGGATCCAACGGCAATAACCGTCACAACAATGGGAACAATCCTTGTTTGCAGGGCGAGACGCCGGAGCACGGTGCCGCTGCTGATGGTTACGCTTCTGAGGATTTAGTCCCTGGTTCTTCTTCCAGACGCGAGCGAAAAAAAG GGGTGCCATGGACCGAAGAGGAACACAGGATGTTTCTACTTGGTCTTCAGGAGCTTGGTAAAGGTGATTGGCGTGGAATAGCACACTACCATGTACAATCAAGAACACCAACTCAAGTGGCAAGCCATGCTCAGAAATATTTTATCCGGCAGAGGAATATGTCCAGGGGAAATAGAAGATCCAGCGTGTTTGATGTCATAGCTGATGAA TCAGTCAACACTCTTCCATCTGCATCACAGGAACTGTTCCCCATCAGCAATTCTCAAGCTGAAAATCAGAGCAACAACCTGTTGCCAGCTCCTCCAGCTGTGGAGGAAGAATCCCTTGGCCACTCCAGACCCTCATCTCTTTCACTAAAATGGCTTGAAGGATCTACTAGGCAATCTGCTTTACATCCTAAGCTCTCCACTGGTGGGTCCGACATGGACACAAGCAGCAGTGATTGGTTGGGCCTGTGA